The nucleotide sequence atccaaagtGCTTCTCCTTAAGCCGGTCAACGAGTTCATGAGCAGGCCCCAATGGTCTGTGGCGTTAGAGGTTTCTGCTCATTCCACTGTCAATTGCATGCACTGGGCCCCTGTCGAGAATGAATTGGCAATAGGAACATCCGATTCGATTGAATTATTCAAGATCTATGAGGAGTATGGTGCCCTCAAGTACCATCGTCGATGGTTCCAGACACAAGCAATATCAGTTACTGCTCTCAAAATTaccttcaattccaataaAATCGTGGTGCAGAATGGCGACTATGATAGACTATTGAAAGTGTGGTCTCGCATTAACTATGGAGACGATAACACCTTGTTTGAGTTGACATACCTTCCGCATCCTGTTAATGACTTCATTTTGGACTTCAAATGGCGCTTCAGGCTTTATAGCAAATCATCCAAGGTGATTGACGAATCAATGGCTaatatcaagaatatcaGAAACTATATTGACACCGGCAACGAGGACTCAGATACACTCTTCACCTTCTCTTACAATAAAGTGTTCAGAGTGTGGTCTACGTACGAATCTAGTGGACATAATCTGATCAAGTGTTGGGGTCAATTGGACTTGTCGGACTGTTTTGTAAACCAGACTATTGTTGCCGTGGTGTTGATCGATAACTActatcttcaaaagacATTATTCCGCCAATTGGAGGGCCTGACCTCCGAGTTGGCAAATTACTTCAAAGATCAGTTATATGATAACATCGATTTGTTGCTCGTGGTGAGCAATTTGGGTCAAGTGGCCCTTTATCTGATTCTGAATGTGTCGATGATCCCGCCCAACTCAATTCGTTTCGAGCGAATTGATACAATGGCCATGGAGTTCAATAAGTTTTCTTTTCTGAGTATCACAGAATCAGTACAGCTGGAAGATATCCTGTCAGAGGCTTTCAAAATCAGCTTAAAGCCCGTGGTAGTTCCAAAAATTGCGTTGTTTGATAAGGATGATGCCACTTTGAGTCTTTTGTTCCATAATCGGCTCAAAAATACCTTGAAACTCAATACATTGAATTTCAAACAGCTACTTAAACCGAATACTCCTTGTATTGGAACTAATCTCGTAAACAAGTTCCAAGGTCATGATAAGTCCATCAGGAAACTCATCAAATCATACAAATCGAACACCCATTCCATTCTATTGTCTATTCTGAATTttgccaaaaacaactACATTTGGGAACCACTTACCCTCAAAAAACCTTCCAAAAGAACTATAATCACTAAGAAATTCCAGATTGATTTAACCCTCGTGAACAACGACCCAAATAATTTTATCTATGACGCATTACTCTTGAATGATATCGAAGGTTCTCCAGGCAAACGGCGTCATCTAGTAATTTCTTTTGACAAATTAGGATTTCTTACTTTATGGGACTGtaatgaacttgaacatgaaGACAAATGTGCTGAGGTGATATACAGCGAACATGTAGAAGATAAAGCTCCGAAGGTGTTGCAATTGGTTCAAATTGAGAAGGATGAATACTTGATTGTGTCCATTTATGAGTTGGATGAAGTTAGGTGCTGGAAGTTAAAACTCACAAAGGAAAACTCAAAGAATATCGACTTATTTCCTTGGAAGATTCAAAACTTGCCGCCAGTGGAAAGTCGTTACAAGATaaataaaattgaaaacCTTATTAACGacaaatcttcttctttgatttccataattgaagaaggtggaCATCTAAGTAACTACTCCATCAAGTTTGCCGAAATTGTCGAATGGGTTGAAACTTCCTCCTTTCAAACAAATATCAAAAACTGTTCCAAAGTAATGGGTTCATCTATCATCAATAAAATTgcatttgttgatgaaacGGGTTATAAGCTTCAAATTTGGGACTCTAAGGCAAAACTTCTAGAGTATGAAGAGGAATTTAATGCTGAACAAGGTGCTGTTCGAGACATTGACTGGTGTCTAATAAGTTCTCCTGATCGGTCTTGTCACAATGTTCTTTTATCGATAGGGTTCCAGAGGTTTGTCATGTTGTACACCCAATTGAGGTACGACTATACCAACAATATTCCCACATATGCtcctttgaaaaagatCGACATCAGTGACTACACTTCTCATGAAATTGGTGATTCGATTTGGATAAACAATGGATATTTGGTCATCGGATGTGGGAATCAGTTCTTCATCGATGATAGATGGTTCCAGCTAGGAAGCTCGGGAAGCAGTCTTATAAATAGTATGACTAGACAGTTGGTTAGGGGGTTTTTCGAAcacgatgatgatgatcaGCCTTCTTCACACGAGACTTCTAACCAAATATTCGACATCAGTGACATTGTGAGGCTTTTGAATGGACCTTTACCCTATTATCATCCTCAATTTTTGATTCAGTTAATGTATCTGAACCAATTTGATTTGGCCAAACTAATCTTGGTGAAATTGTTTCAGTGCATTCGAAGTGGAGAAAAAATTAAGTGGAATTTGGgatttgatcttgttgatgaaatatTATATGATCAACAAGCCGATGGTCGTCATTCAATACTTGAAAACGctaaagaagaagatataTTTTCTACTTTCAACGAGAACTTGGTTGACCTATTGTCTGAGAAATTGACGAAAATATCGTTACCATCTTTAACAAGACACCAGCAAATCACGTTGATCTCGCtcatcaatatcaccaaactcgTGAAAAAGTATGTTGGTATGTTGGACGAAAACGGATTAAGATTCTTAATTgggttcaagttgtatCAGTCATCTACCAGGCAATCTGCACTCAACATGAGAGACATAAATTTTGCTTTACACAGTCGTAATAAGGATATATTGGTTTCAatagttgaagaagcctacgatttcaagttcaccttAAGTTTGGTTAAAAGCTTGGGTTTGGTCTACTGGATTGACAATTATAAATTACTTGAGATTGTGGAAAACATTGCTAAAAATGAATTCAATAATGAGAGAGACCCTTCCGGAATAGTGTCTTTACTCTATATGGCATTAAACAAAAAGAATATACTAGTTGGTTTATGGAGAACCACTAGTCACAAAGAAAGACAAAAGATCTTGGCATTCTTAGCTCATGACTTTACCCAGAACAGATGGCAAGTAGCTGCCATGAAGAATGCATTTGCTTTATTGGGTAAACACAGATACCTTGATTCGGCCTATTTCTTTCTTTTGGGAGAAAAGGTATCCGATTGTTGCAGTATCATCAACAGTAAATTGGGTGATTTCCAGCTTTCGTTAATTGTATCAAAATTATATCATTTTGTCAGAAGCAAAGAATCTGATACTCAACAGTTGATTGAGACTTCACTTTTGAAAGATGTTATTGAAAATGGAGATAAATGGGTCAATAGTTGGTTATTCTGGGAGTTAAATCAGAAAGAGATGGCCATTCAAGCACTAATAAAGTCACCAATTGACCTAATCAAATCCTCCGATTTGAACTGTCCTAACAACTACACACTTAACTCCGAGTCAAACAAGTTTCTCAATGAGGATCCAGCACTGATATTGCTATACACCTCCctcaaatccaagtcattgaactATCAGCAAGGTTCGATGTTAATTActccaaaagaagaatcagaATTCATATTGAAGATCTGTTCGATCTATGATAAAATGGGGTGTGATTATTTGGCATTAATACTTCTTAGAAACTGGAAATTTGACTACAGGAAATTTGACaagatgaacaaaatcaatgtcAATGGCTTTAAAGAATTCAAAATGGACAACGATCCTCCTCCAGAACAGATATTTGAGGAACCCGATATGAGTGCTTTTGATTTCGGGTTTTGAAAGTTATAGAAACATGTAATATACAAACAGTCATTAgaagctgcaaaaaaaacaCAAACCCTACCCGGGACTCGAACCCGGAGTCTCCCGCTTAGGAGGCGGATGCCTTAACCGTTTGGCCAGCAGGGCGCGCTAATAATAAAAAACGACCTAATTGGAAAATCAGGCTCACCATTTAATCACTGAAAAGCCTTACCAGATCGTAAAATGCTACACTCTAATTCTTCTGTACTCCAGTTGATTGCTTGTACTAAGATCCCACACAAATATCCATAGCCCCTCACTAAAAGCGGTATGTTTTCGGACGAAAG is from Yamadazyma tenuis chromosome 6, complete sequence and encodes:
- the RAV1 gene encoding regulator of (H+)-ATPase in vacuolar membrane (EggNog:ENOG503NXZY; BUSCO:EOG09260A6Q; COG:S), yielding MTINFIPGEVNRTENSVSHGRWKDHYIIVYGSGNNLVISSLTFKNNITDHLQTIYLESDPSSIDFNASSGFIAISVKSKVLLLKPVNEFMSRPQWSVALEVSAHSTVNCMHWAPVENELAIGTSDSIELFKIYEEYGALKYHRRWFQTQAISVTALKITFNSNKIVVQNGDYDRLLKVWSRINYGDDNTLFELTYLPHPVNDFILDFKWRFRLYSKSSKVIDESMANIKNIRNYIDTGNEDSDTLFTFSYNKVFRVWSTYESSGHNSIKCWGQLDLSDCFVNQTIVAVVLIDNYYLQKTLFRQLEGSTSELANYFKDQLYDNIDLLLVVSNLGQVALYSISNVSMIPPNSIRFERIDTMAMEFNKFSFSSITESVQSEDISSEAFKISLKPVVVPKIALFDKDDATLSLLFHNRLKNTLKLNTLNFKQLLKPNTPCIGTNLVNKFQGHDKSIRKLIKSYKSNTHSILLSISNFAKNNYIWEPLTLKKPSKRTIITKKFQIDLTLVNNDPNNFIYDALLLNDIEGSPGKRRHLVISFDKLGFLTLWDCNELEHEDKCAEVIYSEHVEDKAPKVLQLVQIEKDEYLIVSIYELDEVRCWKLKLTKENSKNIDLFPWKIQNLPPVESRYKINKIENLINDKSSSLISIIEEGGHLSNYSIKFAEIVEWVETSSFQTNIKNCSKVMGSSIINKIAFVDETGYKLQIWDSKAKLLEYEEEFNAEQGAVRDIDWCLISSPDRSCHNVLLSIGFQRFVMLYTQLRYDYTNNIPTYAPLKKIDISDYTSHEIGDSIWINNGYLVIGCGNQFFIDDRWFQLGSSGSSLINSMTRQLVRGFFEHDDDDQPSSHETSNQIFDISDIVRLLNGPLPYYHPQFLIQLMYSNQFDLAKLILVKLFQCIRSGEKIKWNLGFDLVDEILYDQQADGRHSILENAKEEDIFSTFNENLVDLLSEKLTKISLPSLTRHQQITLISLINITKLVKKYVGMLDENGLRFLIGFKLYQSSTRQSALNMRDINFALHSRNKDILVSIVEEAYDFKFTLSLVKSLGLVYWIDNYKLLEIVENIAKNEFNNERDPSGIVSLLYMALNKKNILVGLWRTTSHKERQKILAFLAHDFTQNRWQVAAMKNAFALLGKHRYLDSAYFFLLGEKVSDCCSIINSKLGDFQLSLIVSKLYHFVRSKESDTQQLIETSLLKDVIENGDKWVNSWLFWELNQKEMAIQALIKSPIDLIKSSDLNCPNNYTLNSESNKFLNEDPASILLYTSLKSKSLNYQQGSMLITPKEESEFILKICSIYDKMGCDYLALILLRNWKFDYRKFDKMNKINVNGFKEFKMDNDPPPEQIFEEPDMSAFDFGF